From the Helianthus annuus cultivar XRQ/B chromosome 17, HanXRQr2.0-SUNRISE, whole genome shotgun sequence genome, the window ttgaacgacgaaaatcggagttacgtaggtcgagttataagcaaaacagtccaacacacacacacaattatcgaatcgctgccgcagaacagggtaattattcgatcgctattacgattcagtttccaggatcaatatacccaaagaatgtctaagtgccgcccacattgggctatgctttgtcgttgtcgataattcgataatgagttgaagcattgtactttgtcgttgttgATAATTCGAtacacgagttgaagtactatactttgtcgtttgtcattttgataaatgagttgaagtatcgcacttggtcattcattgtgaatatttgatctcgggaaattatcgtaactgctgtattgatcactaactctgttttgtgtgcattattgtgaaattaggttaacagggataaaatcatattctgtcagtactaaatctacaatgtgagtcattctctttttattaactgttttacaatactccaaatcattttccaaaagttataattacagtgattaagtttatgtaatcaccaaattacagccggtatgtggggtatcgtgcacagtattattattgttttaatcacattaggtgggcgagcctaaaagaaagtgatatacgtcactcattgggccagccaatggtgatatgaccacagtcacagagctggcctgtgacaaatacctattcttgaaatgttggttgataataaacatatgtaaaaactcttaatactgtaaattataacaaatgtgtcattttcagtaaaatgaatgattcactcagtatttccccgctgacaaaatctttttcaaacatgtttcaggtgatctgctgtaaatcaggaaaagtgctgaagagcatttcaagcttaaaatagtggctcaatgtaaaatgaataaagatgttttaaaataagaatttatcactaaacttatgtattttaaattatcggggttttatcccgaattgtgaaataaaaataatcgggaaaaatttagctttacaacgatcctgatgttcaaaATTTTCCGCTGCAATAACTCAATTAAACgaatatcacggggtttctgtcccgcggctccggaaacgggtaGAATcagggtcgggggccgtgacacttggtgggaggtttcggcttggggctgtgcctttgccaCGTGCGGTTCAAGAGGCCGCTGTGTCTAggcgtatgtcttgactgcggccatgacatcttcccattttttaggcaagccctccttgctggagatggtcataaccatctgcctgtccctgacggccttgatgaaatggttccgtgccatttggtcttgcacgtcacctatctctaggcactctttattataccggacgacgaatgcttctaaAGATTTGTCATCCCTGCGCCAGAACGTCCAACGAGTCACGTAcgtgacgtcgttgctggctgaaatgagcgagTAACTTTGcgtgcaagtcctcgaatgaggccagtgatcccactggcaaagaatcgaaccatgccctggccaggcccgtgagggtctgggggaaaaaaatTGCACCAGTTGGTTCGTCCCACAGGCCATTGCACCACGCAcccatgaaaatgttcatgtggtcgtccgggtcggtcgaaccactgtatttccccaCATTGAACGGAaattttgttgtggtgacatgggcTTGTGCAATTtgcggggcgaatttggagttttcggccgcagcctTTGGCCTGTAGGGTTTATTCTCAGGGCGCtttgcagccctgaggtatgtatttcgggggtgagtgggaggaacatagttgcgtcctcccggtctgctgctggtgtcatgcgaatccccgatatatgtatggtcgtccgggtcggtacgaccatacccttcggtaTACGGTTGcgggcccaaccggctctgaattccagagccatgtcgggatgcGGACCGTTGCCTGTCCTCAACGTAaggacctaggcgggtatgcactggtcccctggtgtgggacccgtacgaGGAATCGTCTTCGCTTATTGagcggacctcacagtaagatgatccgcggtcttcacgtctgcttctcgaagctggacgtgaatgtaccctgccttcgtattgtagaatacggtcagcaggggtgtgcggtgctggggtaggcccagcttgtatttgcgcttccgcacaagcgcggttgtatgttgcagTCAGGAGggctgcctgctggtcataccaggtaTGAAGGTccgtgcctggtgggatcacagccgcgtactgtgataagtcatgtccgaacgTAAGGGATGGGCCCCTTTGCGTCGATGTAccgatgtgtccgggttgcgAGGTTGAGGGATTGACCCCTATCGGACCTAGGTTtgtgggattttggttatccccagtgttgttttggtaatcagtcatgatcttgtgagagggaaaaggatggtttaaagagtgctaagagtagcggtgggcgccaatgatgaaacaatggttaaccgggcagggttaactcactgatctcgtcaagaagggttaatcccttcctcccgaggatcgttgactggatcaccggtgggttgatctcctgcacagggaaacaaaccgtgactcgtaacaaggaggatggggtggggggtgctccttgttaccactctccggtaTGAGAATtagtaatctgcttgggaagcaaagtatgatagtagtagtagtgagagatttgtgaagagatacctcaaacctggtttggggttggtatttatagccgaggagtgaaggaggaggatgagggacagactgacgacgtgctgcacctttgcaggtgtgtcagacttGTCGggtatggaggttacgccacgtcagtctgttacttacgtagccctgacagatgactgtcatTGGCGCTACTTGCACTggtgtgtcagtcccacttgttgggcgtataggatgcggtgcgagccacatcgctgcctgcggtaacatctgatgttatcgcgtctcttgcttgtgatcaagaaatacgcgagatgcgatgctagccgcatcgtcgcctgtggtgactgttgctgttatccagcttccttgtattgatagaagtgttcactggacgcggtgcgaggccgcatcgctgtgaatacttccgttttcatacaccagatgtgatgctatgccgcatcactctaccgttcttaatattccaggtaagtcctccatcactggacagattggattcacccactgtgtcgatgcgttcccgcatggacataagtaggttgttagctgatgggggttttgataagggtaatagTCACTCGCGGttgatgctgacgcgagatctgggaccataccccttcaggtaccgttacggtaccggtatttgagggtaaataccggtaccgaaccggtaccgtaccggatcggtaccgaaccggtaccgaaaatgctaaaagtcggtaccgaatcggtaccgaaaaagtaccaggttcggtaaattcggcaccggtaccggttcggtaccggtaccgagaacgatttgctcatccctagttaTAAGACTAAATTATAACTTTTGTCCTTTATGCAAGTCATTCTTACGGATCAAATCCTTTAAAACTCTTAGAGGTTGTTTGTTTATCTCTTAgtgagactcttaatggttcagacctcttaatggttcagcactaaatggttcagacctcttaatggttcagcacttaatggttcagactgtttgtttcacgagtagatgtctgaatggttcagacatttgcctctgaattgttaagatttatacagagtctgaatggttaatacctctaatctgaattggtcagacatttgtctctgaacgcTTAAGCATTATAcagcctcttaatggttcagacctcagacctcttactggttcagcacttaatggttcagatctcttactagttcaacacttaaccattcagatgttgccaaacagccccttagttttATTCGTCATCCTTTATTTAAAATTTTGTTACGTTGTTTGTGCTTTATACTTAATTTCGTCTAAAGGATCAATCAGTTCAAGACATGTGCATGGCATGGAATAAATGGGAAAGGAAAATAGTTCTAACACCCTCACATGTTATGTACATGGCTTGAACTAACTTAGTCTTTAGATGGAGTTAAGTGTAAATGACAAGCAATGTGACAAAGTTTTAAATAAAGCATAACGAGTGAAAGTAGAAGTTTTAAAGCAGTTAATCCATAATTAAGGCTTGCAAAAAGGACAATGATTGTACGTTTGTGTAGTTAGATCATGCGTAGTCGTTAGatgaataatgcccccaccctgaGGCGTTTTCTGTCATGTgtcagtccagtcagcatggggttattattgggcgttattgcaaaagtgtcgtagtgggaataatgtctaataacgccccttccaatcatatcacaattattttttttaattaaaaacttaaaatacttcattaaattaagtaaaaaaattacattgcaaaatttttggttttataaaagatCCAAATCGGAcatttaataaacaaaactttaggGACTGATTTAgcatttttgaaatttgaaatattaaggttttaaagtttaaatccttttttttaaatacaatCAAAGTGCAGGGAATGAATATGCAAAATCACCTTCTTCTTCCTTTGTCACCCACAACAACATGTAACTTAAACCTTCAAAAAAAACCTTTGCCAAAATCTAATTATACGCACACAAAtattatttcttttgtttttttaattaaaactaactATACACACATGGCAAGGTCTTATTGGGCAAACAAATGAAGTTTCGGCGTGTTTCAAATAACGCTAGGGGGGCTTTTTTGCTAAATGACGCCGGAAAACGccggcggggggggggggggggaccaGGCGTTTTGGGGCGTGTTTGAGGGGGAAAACGACAAATTGTTggccactacgggtggtcttataaATTGATAAATTAACTAGCGTTTAACCCCCTCGTTTCAGGGTATACGTTGTAAGACTGTGATAGGTAGTAAGTAAACAACAAAAATGGGAAAAATCGTAAAACAAAAACATCAAGTTATACCTCCACATGATGTTTAACGTAgacaaaaacaaacacaaacttaTGCAGTGAGCTAACGTAAAAAGTAGAAAAACTCGAATTTATAACGATAAAACTTTAAATTAAAGAAAAAACTTACGATTCCAATAATTTAACATAAAATATGAGAGAGTGCAAATGAAAACCAACGAATAACTAAAAAAACCTCACATTCCATCATTCCAATTCTCTTTGGGGTGAAAAAAGAGATAAATTAAAGGGTAACAATTTAGTAATTAAGTACTAAACAGGGGATTGCATTTGTACTCTAGCTAAGAATTactcaaaatattatatataattaggggtgtaaacgagtcgAGTCGAGCTCGAGTTTGGCCAGGCTcaagctcgattaacttatgagagctcgggctcgagcttggctcatttgtattttatcaagctcgagctcggctcgtttattatctattaattagtatattaaataaaaataatataaataatagactttttaaggcttgcgagctcgataagtaaagctcgggctTGGGCtagtttactaaataagcttgtTTTTAGGTttgaggtcggcttgtaaacaagtttatataagctcggctcgactcggctcgtttacactaagactcgacgagcctaacgagcttcacatgtgaggctcgagctcggctcgggctcgataaggctcggctcgtttcgagctttttctcgagcctatctcgagtagctcgcgagccgctcggctcgtttacacccctatacATAATCAGTGGCGAAACTAGAAGAAatattcaggggtatcccaaatttTTTTACGATACATTTATagaacataattttttttacctacATTACGGGGCAGGGCCGATCCTGAAAATTCAAGTGCCCTGGGTGAGCCAAAAAAGGCCCTTAGGCCTTACcgaattaaattttataaactagttttttttaagttattagtATTTAGGTTAACGAATCAATATTGAGCATATTACATTTGGGCtaggtttatttttaatttttagatcgaaattaaacaattcaagaactcaagaagaaaagaaataaagaatACTCACAACTCAAAATCAGCACAACAGTAGCGACTTCAGCCAATCAGCCTGTTCGATGATTATTGTTCTGAACAGTTTCAGCAATCAGCAGCAATCAATGATCATCAGCGACACCTTCAGCCCGTGTTCAGCGACTTGGCATCCTTGTTGTTCAGCGACTTCAGCGTTCAGCCCACTCGGTTTAGAAAAAGTTCCCAATTAAAGCttgttttttggattttggtttcgtcatcatttcaaagaattcaaacaatcaaacaatcaattaacaatcaAACTAACAACCAATAATCAGCCAATAAAAACAAGTAACAAGAATAAAACTAATAAAACTGATCAAACTAACCAATAATCAATTAATCTTCTGTTCGACTCTGTTCGAGTGACTCAATGTGCTGCTGCGGCTACCAATTCTGTTCGAAGATTTAATAAATCAGCGGCCAATAACAACTTATCAACAATGAAACTAACCAATATTTATTAAATCTGCGACTCTGCGTCCTCCTGTGAATCTGCGATGACAGAGCAAGCAATCCTGTTCGTGTGAATCTTCGTGTGACAATTCTGTTGTTCGTGACTTCGTGTAATCGTCATGTGAATCTGCGAGTACGTTCGATGACTCGATTATTGATATGCTACTGCCAACAATAAGTAACAACAACATATTattatattaacaaaaaaaatcaaactttttatctAATAAATCCAAACTGAAGTCTGAAAAcaatcaaaaacaataaaaaaactaTAAGTAACAACAACATAAAGAAACTAACCAAACTGAAGTCTGAAACAAAACCTCCTGTACTCCTGTAGTCTTGTTCGTGTGACTGTGAATGAATAATATTAACaaaaaatcaaactttttatctAATAAATCAAACTGAAAGTCTGAAACAAACCTCCTGCGATGAGCCGATCCGATAACAGCAAGCCGGTGTCAATCTGTGATGATGAGCCGATGACAAACCTCCTGCGATGAGCCGGTAATCGTGTGTTCGAGTTCGACTGTTCATGTCTTCGTGATACTGCGATGATGAGCCGATGACAGCAATTGTCGACAATTGTGAATCTGTGATTGACCTTTGATATCCCTGGCTCCCTGCATAATTCAATCTGGTGCcgcccaaatgcccaaatacacTGTTGGGTTATTTTTTTTAAGTATTTGGGCTAACTAATATTGGGCTACCATTTGGTTATTTGGGCCAATATATTCAGAATTATTTGGGCTTAATATCAGTTTCTAAAATTTTTTTTGAGGGGTGTTCTAGTAGTTGTTGAGGGGTATCCTTAGtataaaaatcagatttttttttacACTACCGGTTAAAAGTTGAGCCGTAACCCGGGCTACGCCTTCGAGTACACTAGGTCCGCCCCTGTATATAATAATGGGAAAAGGAGGCCGTAGGGTAGGGTAGGTCAACCAATAATACAATATCAtgtcattttcatccctgagTTTTCTAAAACCATCAAAACGTTGGTGAAGCCCACCCACACTTACCATAAAATCATGGATCTCACTCTTTTATTACCCTAAGGCtgtagggtgtggtcatgaccctttTGGTCACCTTGACCCTCCACGTGAGCGTCATGTCATCCACTTCTAATTCATCATTCAAAACCACTATCTTAAGGGTGTGGCCATGACATAAACcactattttcttattttattttttttttgtgaaaaggaaacaagaaatattgaaaaaggaaagtaggctcatggttgccatggtttaatccatacCAACCATGGTGGATAAGACAAGAGGGCGGTGTAGCAATCAATTAATGGTCCTATGTAGCATTGATGACCCAACCCATActccccacaccctttagcctaacAATCACACACACCCCAAAGAGACGGACCCCACCTCCTCAAACCTTAAACTTTCCAAACAATCACGGCAACAATGTAGCCGTGTAAACTACCCTAAGAGCAACCCTACCTTGCAAGGTGCCACGCCCCCTAATAGCAATaacattatatataattatatataactCTAATTTGTAACATTCTTATGCATTATATGTTGTACACTGTGTTTTCATCTTTGTACGGTGGTTTCTTCAAACTGTGGGGTGGTTTCCTGGTTTCCTTTCTAACATTCTTAGGCATTTTGCTCTTTCTTTCACAACCTGGTTGCAaacccctctttctctctctaaaacgtTTGGCCTCCCAtctatctttctctctctaaaatgcTTGGCAACTATACATCGCCGCCGGATCCATTTGGCGTAGATCTGTTGTCATCTGTGATACAAAGGGGATTGTGTGGTGTTAGAGAGAGAAATGGAGCGGTGGGTATTGCACCGCCATTGTCGAAGGCTCCGGCTTCAGGTCGgtgttttggtttttatttttctttgcaTTGTGTGGTTTAATGTTGGGTTACCCTTTGGTTTTGTTGTTACCACCGCTGGTATTGTTGATTCACCGCCGGCGATGATTGGGGCCTTCCTATTGGCATGGCAACTCCGATTGCAGCCTGGGCGGCACTGAGCCGTCAAGACGATGATGATCTATTAGATCCGAGTCTtttggtttagtttttttttattgatGTTGGTGGCTGTTCTTCGTGGTAGGATGAAGGCGTTGATGATTATTTTTTTGTTGTCTGAGTAAATCAATCAAAGTTAAAAATTTGTCGCATCTTGGCGTGGCATTTTCCGTTGGAAATCGAATGATTTTTTGGTTTCTGCCGAGAAGGAAGCAGCCATGGCAGTTTAGTTCCTCTTAGTTTGTTCTAATACATTTAGTGATCTGAGCctatttttttaaagattttctTTTAAAGTGTTTATTTATAGATCTATTGGCTTACACGTGTTTAGGTTTGAAGTTGGTAAAGTAGTATAGAAAGAGATAGAAAGATCAGATTGGGAATTGAAGACGAAATTGTTTGGTGATGATGGGTGTTGTGGTTGTGGTGAGGAACATGCTGGGCAAATGAATTAACCCGACCCTGTAAAAAGTTGAACTCTATTGTGTTGTGATTTTAGGTAAAACATGCAGTACTCCTAAAATAGATAAGCAGTCTGAGGATAGTAAGAATGAACGGGTTAGATACGGTTATCGACGATGCAAGGGTGGCATGTtgatttttaacatttaacaagcATATACTTGATTTTGATATGTTTTTGTTAACTGTGTTTACATTATTTTATGAAACCAAAAAGAAAGTGTCGTTAGATgcttttatgttggtttttcgATTGGATTTTTGGTTGTGTATTGTGCATGTTGCAGTTGCTTATCTTGACCCTACTACATCTTTCTTTGGTGTATATGATGGCCATGGAGGTGTGTACTAATAATTCAAAACTTTTTCAAGTTCCCCGTTAGATCGTATTTTAGTTGTATCTTAACAAATACTGAAATGTGTTTTATGTTTTAAAGCTTTAATGTTTATGTTTGCTTTAGGTAAAGTTGCTGCTAAATTTTGTACGAGATCTTCATTGACAAGTGGTCGCACGAAGCGTATTTTACTGGTGATATTGAAACATCTCTACAAAAGGTGTTTACCAGGTTCTTTTAAATACATTGTAAATTAAATATGAATCGTTTGGTTTATGAATGTGGTTATAGCTTGTAATTTGGTCTTTTTTGTGATGCAGAATGGATGAAATTGAATGAGGGTTTCATTTGGTTTCCAAGAGGTGAAGCAAGTAATAAGATTGATGACTGGGCATTTGACtactaatatatatatttttccttcTACTTTTACTGAActcaacagaattattgttcaaTTATTTGATTCTTTACATGGGCCGCATTCTGATTTCACAGGACCAACATCTGAATTACTGGATGTATAGCGTGTGTTGCAGCCGTGTCCGTGCGGCGGCGGTGGCGGAGACGCGGTGGCAACCGGCTACGGACGCGGCTTCTTCATTCATTCTGCGACTCTCCGACAAAGGGGCTATGTGAATATTGGTTCTCATGCTTCAATAAAAGTGTGTGTTTTTAAAGTTTTAATCAGATTTGATTGCCTACGTGTTTATGAATGTTTATACGAGTTGTGATTCGTTTGGTGTATTTAGGTATGTGATCAGTTTTCGAGGTGTTTGTATGTTGAGGATCATGTTCATTGGTGGTGGTTGCAACATTTCAAAGACATAAAGCAATAGGTCTCACGCCGCAACGCCCGGAGACAACTAACTTAGCGAACGCTTTGCCCCGCCGGCGCAACGCGCGGCGAGCTAAAATCTagttatatattataaatttGTAACATTCTTATGCATTGTAACTTGTACTTTATGCTTATAATGTTGGATAGTGACATGTGACAAAACTATATAACATTcttaggcatattaacttgtactAATGCTTATAAAGTTGGACAATGATATGTGACAAAATTATGTATCATGGTGAGTCATCGATTAATAATTACGTGCGTGTTTCAAATGTTGCCGATTAATAATTACGTGCGTGTTTCAAATGTTGCCGCCACACtgatattttttttacaaataagcAGGTTCATTTCATTTTTACCCCTTATGTCCACCATCTCATCTCATGTTGCAGACATCGcattactctctctctctctctcatatctTCTCTATCTACTCTCTTCGCTTTCCCATGGCTAACAAACAGCTGATACCCGCCCCCGTATTACCAGCACCACATCGCCTTTTATTCTAATCGTTTCGGTGACCGGAACCACTGATTTTATTGTCGCACCGCCGTAGGGAATTATGTGCTTAGTTTTGCTTCCACGGATCTGACCGAACAGAGGACACGCAGGAGGGGTCTTTGCTCGCCGGAAAACACCGAAGGTGAAGATGTCATGGTGATATGCTTCGACAATGCCTCACCTGCTGCTTCCATCCCTTGGTTTTAGAAAACTTTGAGTTAACGGTAGTGGTCTTAAAGTTTATGTTTGAATATTATTTTTTCTTAAAAAGTCATTAAAGTTAATTATTTGGTTTTGTATATTATTATGCTTGCTGAATTTGTTCTTAAATTTATTTATTAcgttttgtattttatttttcttatcgAATCATAAAGTGGGTCTCTCGGTTGTGTAGATCTAGCTCATGTATTATGTAAAGTTCTTAACCAATGCATGCATGGCAACTGTGTGGATGTAGCTCATGTATGACGTTAAGTTGTTAACTAATCCATGTCGGCTGAATTTATAAGCCCCCGGCCGCAACGCGGCTGGGGCTTACATCTAGTTTACATTAAATGGTACATGTCACAAGTctataaaaatatgaaaaaaaaaatcaacatggTCTGTGGTCCAAAAATCAACATGGTCTGTGGTCCATAACGTGAAAAGGAGAAAtaaaaatacatcaaatatcaaatttattttttttaacaaaacctTACATAGCACAAATTCAATTTTATATATTGTACATAAAAAATCTATTTAACATGTTTAAATAGATACATTTATTTATTAAGCATCTTTAAGAAATGTCCCCAtcctaaaacccactaaaaaaaCAATATGCCCTGGCCTCCTGTTTTGTTTTTATCCCCTAAAACTTGGGGCTGTTTCAACTTCCCGTGTGCTTTGCTCTTTGCATCTATATATACCTCATCCTCATCTTTGGTTTTGTCATCAACCACTCGCAACATACTTTCATTTCAAACAAATCTAAACCTCACTCACCTTCATTTCTAATATGAGTTCTAGTACTAGGAGAGCATGGATGGTAGCCGGTACCGTTGGATTGGTGGAGGCACTAAAAGATCAAGGCTTCGCACGGTGGAACTACACCATCAGAGCCATCCACCACCATGCTAAGTCCAATCTCC encodes:
- the LOC110921569 gene encoding uncharacterized protein LOC110921569, with product MLGNYTSPPDPFGVDLLSSVIQRGLCGVRERNGAVGIAPPLSKAPASGKVAAKFCTRSSLTSGRTKRILLVILKHLYKRCLPEWMKLNEGFIWFPRGEASNKIDDWAFDY